One window of Nicotiana tomentosiformis chromosome 11, ASM39032v3, whole genome shotgun sequence genomic DNA carries:
- the LOC138901076 gene encoding uncharacterized protein — MGSNTVVGALFQEGTSQVRPPYFNGQHISHWNVRMETYTMSYDIKVWRVIKKRNLSIPPKKYENSQVILSTDPLDLDDYTDEQATVITVNAKVKNLLYNAISGKEYEKISSCETAKEMWNKLAITYEGTNKVKETRINLLVRDYELFQKKMENQWRKYFPGSAKSLKI; from the coding sequence ATGGGATCAAACACAGTCGTCGGTGCATTATTTCAAGAGGGAACCTCTCAGGTACGACCTCCATATTTTAATGGACAACACATTTCTCACTGGAATGTTCGGATGGAAACATACACTATGTCATATGACATCAAAGTTTGGCGTGTGATCAAAAAGAGAAATCTTTCAATTCCGCCAAAGAAATATGAGAATAGTCAAGTCATATTATCAACCGATCCACTTGACTTAGATGATTACACTGATGAACAAGCTACTGTCATAACTGTGAATGCCAAAGTAAAAAATCTTCTGTATAATGCTATCAGTGGAAAAGAGTATGAAAAGATTTCAAGTTGTGAAACTGCTAAGGAAATGTGGAATAAACTGGCGATCACATATGAAGGAACCAACAAGGTGAAAGAAACAAGGATTAATCTTCTAGTTCGTGACTACGagctatttcaaaaaaaaatggaGAATCAGTGGAGGAAATATTTTCCAGGTTCAGCAAAATCCTTGAAGATCTAA